The following DNA comes from Rhodanobacter sp. AS-Z3.
GTCTTGCCGAAACCGAAACCGGGGTCGACCAGCACTTTCCGCCGGTCAATCCCGGCCAGTTCACAGGCAAACAGCCGATCGGTAAGGAACCGATGCACCTCACCGACCACATCGTCGTAATGCGGTTCGTCTTGCATGCTGCGCGGTTCGCCCTGCATGTGCATCAGGCAGACCGGCACGCCAAGCTCGGCCACGGCGTCCAGCGCGCCTTCACGGCGTAACGCATACACGTCGTTGACCATGCCCGCACCGGCCGCCACGGCGGCACGCATCACCTCAGGCCGCGAAGTATCGATAGCGATCGGCAGTGAAGTGCGCGCCACCAACTGCTCGATCACCGGCAGTACGCGCTGCAATTCTTGTTCCAGCGAAACCTCGATCGCACCGGGGCGGGTCGATTGACCGCCGACATCCAGCATGTCGGCTCCCTCCTCGGCCATGCGCAGCCCGTGTGCAACCGCCGCTTCCAAGCTGTGATTCAGGCCGCCGTCGGAGAACGAATCGGGGGTGCAGTTGAGAATGCCGACCACCCTGGCGCGATCCAGTCGCAGCGAGCGACCGGCACAATCCAGCACCGGCGCAAACAGTTCGTTCGACATGCTCATGACCTCGTCGGATGCTGCACGCGACTGCGCATTCAAGCCTTGATCGAACCGCCCAACTCGCCCATGAATCGACGGTAGTGGCGCAGTTCGGTGATGGAATCGCGGATATCGGACAACGCGGTATGCGCCGATTCCTTGCCCACGCCCTTGGCGATGTCCGGCGCCCAGCGCCGCGCCAGTTCCTTCAGCGTGGACACGTCCAGGTTGCGGTAATGGAAGTAGCGCTCCAGCCGCGGCATCTGCCGGTGCATGAAGCGGCGATCCTGGCAGATCGAGTTGCCGCACATCGGCGACTTGCCCGGCGGCACCCACGCGCGCAGGAAATCGACCGTGGCCTGCTCAGCCATCGCATGATCGGTTTCGGAGATCAGCACCTGTCGCCACAAGCCGGATTTGTGGTGCTGGTTGGTGTTCCAGCTATCCATCGACTCCAGCTGATCGATCTCGTGACGAATCGCAAATACCGGCCCGTCGGCCAGCACATTCAACTCCTTGTCGGTAACCACCGTGGCGATCTCCAGAATCGAGTCGTTGTCGGTGTCGAGGCCGGTCATCTCCAGATCAATCCAGATCAGGTTTTCTTCGTGGGCTTGGCTCATGGGATCTCCTTGTGACCGGGAGTTTATCAGCCTTGCGGCCCTTGCCATGCGGTCAGCCATGACGCCATGCGATCATCGCCTGATGCAGACCTTCTTCTGGCACGACTACGAGACCTCCGGCGCAGACCCTCGCCGCGACCGACCACTGCAGTTCGCCGGCATCCGGACCAACATGGAACTGGAAATCATCGGCGAGCCAGTGATGTTCTACGGCAAGCCGTCGCGGGAGATGCCCCCGCATCCCGACGCCTGCATGATCACCGGCATCACGCCCCAGCAGGCCGAGCTGAATGGCGTTAACGAGGCTGATTTTGCAGCCCGTGTCTACGAACATCTGGCCCAGCCGGGCACGTGTGGCGTCGGCTACAACTCACTGCGTTTCGATGACGAGTTCACCCGCCAGATGCTGTATCGCAATTTCTACGAGCCGTACGGGCGGGAGTGGGAGAACGGCAATTCGCGGTGGGACCTGATCGACCTGGTGCGCATGTGTCAGGCGCTGCGGCCCGAGGGCATCGTGTGGCCACTGCGCGACGACGGCTCACCCAGTTTCAAACTGGAACACCTGGCCCGCGCCAACGGACTGAATCAGCAACGCGCCCACGATGCGCTTTCCGACGTCTACGCGCTGATCGACCTGGCCCGGCTGATCCGTGTGCGCCAGCCGCGACTGTGGGACTGGTATTACGCACTGCGACGCAAACAGAAGGTGTTCGAACTGCTCGACGTGGTGAACATGACGCCGCTGGTGCACATCTCCTCGCGCTACCCGGCCAGCCGCCATTGTCTGGCCGTGATCGCGCCGCTGGCCGCCCACCCCAGTCGCGCCGGCGAAGTGATTGTTTACGACCTGTCCACCGATCCCGCCGAGTGGCTGGCGCTGGACGAAGACGAGATCGCTGACCGCATCTTCACCCCACGTGCCGACCTGCCGGAGGGCGTCGAGCGCATTCCGCTGCGCACCGTTCGCGCCAATCACGCACCCGCGCTGGCACCGCTGTCGGTGTTGCAGGGTGTCGATCTGGATCGGCTGCAACTCGACCTGCCGCGCTGCCAAACCCATCGCGACATGCTGCAGGCAGCCAGTGGCTTGCCGGAAAAGCTGCGGCGTGTGTTCCAGCGTTCGGCCGAACTGCCGACGCCGGAAGATCCCGAACTGGCCTTGTATGGCGGCGGCTTTCTGCCGGATGCAGACAAGCGTTTGCTGGCCCAGGTGCGCGGCACACCAGCGCAGGAACTCGGTAGCCGCCCGTTTCCCTTCCGCGATGCGCGTTATCCGGAACTGCTGTTCCGCTACCGGGCACGCAACTGGCCCGACACGTTGGGTGCTGAAGAACGCACCCGCTGGGATGACTTCCGTCAGGCAAGACTGACGCGCCAGACGCCGCTCACCGGGCTGACCCTGGACGACTATTTTGCCCGCATCACCGAACTGCGCAGCGACCCGAAGGCACAAGACAAGCTCGGTTTGCTCGACCAGTTGCAGGCCTGGGGCGAGGAGCTTGCCGACAGCCTTGACGACGCCATGTAGGGCGGGGACGGCCCGCCGCTCCCCTCGAATCCGGCGGGCACTGCCCGCCCTACCGAATCTTCCGACGAACCACCATGCCAAAAAGTTATTTCACACCCGCCACCTTCCGCTTTCTGCGTTCGCTTGAAAACAACAACAACCGCGAATGGTTCCACGCGCACAAGGACGACTACGAGCGCCACGTACGCGAACCGTTCCTGCAGCTGATCACCGACATGCAGGTGCCGCTGGCAAAAATCAGCACCCACTACCGCGCCGATCCACGCAAGATGGGCGGCTCGCTGTACCGCATTTACCGCGACACCCGCTATTCGAACAACAAGCAGCCGTACAAATCATGGCAAGGCTCGCGCTTCACGCATGAGCGCCGCCACGAAATCCAGGCGCCCGGTTTCTATCTGCATATCGAGCCCGGTGACTGTTTCGCCGGCGGCGGCATGTGGCATCCGGAGCCGGATGCGCTGAAGCACATTCGCGAATTTCTGGTCGACAACCCGGCGGCATGGAAGCGCGCCACCCAGAGCAAGGCATTCCGCGAGCACCTGCAACTGGGTGGCGAATCGCTGATTCGACCGCCGCGCGGTTACGACCCCACGCATGAATTGATCGACGATCTCAAACGCAAGGATTTCGTCGCCACCACCCCACTCAGCGAAGAGCTGGCCTGCTCGGACGAACTGCTGCCGTGGACGGTCGCTGCATTCAAGCGCGTGGCACCGTTGGTCGACTATCTTTGTGCCGCGCAGGAACTGGAGTTCTAGGCGGGATTCAAGGCCAGCTTCCGGCGTTGCGTGGTCATCACAAACACCGCCACGCCGATGCCGATGCATGCGGTCAGCGCCACATAGTGCGCGGGCGCCAGCACGCCCATGTGCTGCACCAGCAAGCCGATCAACGGCGGCGTCAGCCCGCCGAACAAGGCGTAAGCCACGTTGTAGGAAAACGACAGGCCGGAAAAGCGTACCGCCGGCGGGAATGCGACCACCATCAACGAAGGCACGATCCCGGTCACCCCGGTGCTGAAACCGGCCAGTGCATACAGCGCGACGAAATGCGCGGCACCGGCCTGCAGGTCGAGATAGAGCGCATAGGTGGCCAGCAACAGGCCCAGCGCCGCCCATAGCAGCGCCTGCGCATAACCGATCCGGTCTGCCAGCCAGCCATAAAACAGGCAGCCCACCGCCAGTGCGAACGAAGCCACGCTGTTGCCCAGGAAGGCTCGCTCCGGGGCAACATGGAACACCGATTGCACCAGCGTTGGCGTCATCAGGATCACCACCACGATCGCCGCGGTGAGCATCCACGTCACCAGCATCGACAACAACACGCTGGGCAGATGCTCGGCAAACACCACGCGCAACGGCAGCCCACGTGTCAGTTCCTTGCGCGCATGCATCGCCTCGAACACCGGCGTTTCACGCAGCCATCGGCGCAGCCACACAGCGCAGAAACCAAACACGCCACCGATCAGGAACGGCAGTCGCCAGCCATAGTCGAGCACCTGCTCCGGCGACATGCTGCGATTGATCGCCGCCGCCACCAGCGAACCGATCAGGATGCCAATGGTGAGTCCCGAGGTCAGACTGGCACAGGCAAAACCGATCCGCTGTGGCGGCACGTGCTCGGCAACAAATACCCACGCGCCTGGCACCTCGCCGCCCACCGCAATGCCCTGCACCACGCGCAGCAACAGCAGCAACAGCGGCGCCAGCGCACCCACCTGCGCGTACACCGGTAACAGGCCGATGCACAGCGTGGGCAGTGCCATCAGGAACACGCTCAGCAGGAACATCTTCTTGCGCCCCAGCGTATCGCCGTAGTGCGCCATCACGATGCCGCCGATGGGGCGCGCCAGATAGCCGGCAGCGAAGATGCCGAACACCTGCAACTGCGCCACCCACGGTGCCGTGGTCGCCGGGAAAAACAGGTGGCCGAGCGGGATCGCGAAGAACACGAACACCACGAAGTCGTAGAACTCCAGCGCGCCACCGAGCGCGGAAAGCACCAACGTGCGCGCGTCACCGCGATTGAGCGGACGCGCAGGTGACTCGTTCGGCAGATTCATGGGTAAATCGCAGGTGAGGCCGTGGCAACCGGTTCGGCACGATAACTCAAACACTGGCGCCGTCGCGACGTCTCGCGGGCGGTTCGTCGCTACCCAGATGCTCGCCCTATCCGGCAGGAAGCCGCTTGACCCGATCGAAACGCAGACCATGCACGACACCTGACCCGCTATCGCGCCCGCTGCGCGCTGAAGAGTTCAAGCCGTGGCGAACGGATAGGCCAGCACGTCGGCAATCGCATCGGTATCGGCCAGACACATCAGCAGGCGTTCCACACCCATTGCCACGCCGGCGCAGTCGGGCATGGCATCGAGCACGCCGAGCAGGTTTTCATCGAGTGGAATCTCGCGCAACCCGCGCCCACGACGCACCGCGTTGTCACGTTCGAAACGTCCACGCTGTTCAGCCGCGTTGTTCAACTCGTGATAGCCATTGGCCAGTTCGTAGCGGCCAAGATACAGCTCGAAGCGTTCGGCCAGCGGCGGCTCGCCGGGGCGGATCTTCGCCAGCGCGCACTGGCTGGCCGGGTAATCGTGGATCACCGTGATACGGTCGCGCGGAAAGTCCGGCTGAAGCCGGTGGGTGATCAGCAAGTCGAGCCAGTCGTCATGCACCAGCCCTGCCGGGCCGATACCGAACTCGGCCAGCGGTACGCGCAATTCGTCGATCGTCGCATGCAAAGGGTCGATACTCAGCCCATCGAGGAACAGTTGTCGGTAACTGGTCACCACGACTTCGGCGCGCCGATCACGCATCGCCAATGCAGCCTCGACCAGTGCAATGGTTTCGCGCATCAACTGTCGATGATCCCAACCGACCCGATACCACTCCAGCATGGTGAACTCGGGATTGTGCCGCCCGCCCGCTTCGCCGTTGCGAAACACCCGACCCAGTTCGTAGCAGTCACCGATGCCAGCCCCCAGCAGACGCTTCAACGGGAATTCCGGCGAGGTACGCAACCAGCGCTCGCGCGCACCGGCGTCCACATGACCGCTGAAGGTGCAGTTGAAACTTTCGATGTTCGGATCGGTATTGCCGGCCGCCGAAAGGATCGGCGTTTCCACTTCCAGCACGTGGCGCTCGGCGAAGAACGCACGCATCAACGCGTAGAGCTGCGCACGCAGTTCCAGCGCTGCCCGACCAGGCATGTCCATCAAGTGCCCTCGTGCTCATTGAGCAGGGCGAGCAGTTGCGCCTCGTCCCAGATCGCCACACCCAGTTCCTGCGCCTTGTCGAGTTTTGAGCCCGCCTCCGAACCCGCCACCACCACACTGGTCTTCTTCGATACCGAGCCGGACACCTTCGCTCCCAGTGCTTCAAGCCGCTCCTTCGCCTGATCGCGACTGAGCGAAACGAGGGTGCCCGTGAGCACAAAGGTCTGCTCTGCCAACGGCGAACGAACCACTTCGGCCGAGCGGGGAATGGCATCGAGCAGTCGCTGCATGGCGGCTTCCGCATCGAGCAACTCGGCATGTGCAACGGGATCGCTGAGCAAGAGTTCCAGCCCTGTCGCTGCCGCTTGCGGCACGCCAGCGGTGATCCAGTGCGCCGCCCCGCCCGCCTGCAATTTCTGCAAAGTGGGAAAGTGCTGGGCAAGCAACATGCTGCTTTTCGGACCGAGCTTGCTGACGTTCGCCATATCAAGCAATACGCCGAGATTCAGTCGCTCGCGCAACTTCGCTGAAGGTGGGGTTTCATCGTTGAACTGGATGCCTTCAGCAAGCAAGTCATCGACTACCCGTTGATTACCCTGTTGGGCAAAGAACCCGGCAATCGACGTAGCCACTTCCGCACCGACATCCGGTAGCACACGCAAGACGGAGGCCGGCGTACTGCGCACGAATTCAAGTCGCCCCAACCATGCCGCCAGAGTCTTCGCAGTGCTCTCGCCGATGTGCATGATGCCCAACGCGAACAGGAAACGCGCCAGCGTGGTCTGCTTGCTCGCGGCGATACCGGCCACCAGGTTTTCCGCCCACTTGGTCGCGACCTTGCCGACCTTGACCGTCTCCGGGGTGGTGCCATCACGCTCGTCGGCACGCTGTTTCATGTCGACGAAATCGTCGACCGTCAATCGATAGAGATCCGCTGGCGTTTTCACCATGTCGAACTCAACCAATGCCTCGGCGAAGCGTTCGCCCAGACCGTCGATGTCCATGGCCCGGCGTGAGGCAAAATGGATCAAGGCTTCTTTGCGTTGTGCCGCGCAGATCAGCCCGCCGGAGCAGCGCCATGCTGCGGCGCCGTCTTCGCGAATCAGCGCGGAATCGCAGATGGGGCAACGTATGGGCATGCACCATGGCTGGGTGCCTTCGGGGCGCAGGTCGTCCACCACACGCACGACTTCCGGAATCACATCACCCGCACGACGCACGATCACCGTGTCACCTACGCGCACATCCAGTCGCGCAATCTGGTCAGCATTGTGCAAGGTGGCGTAGGTGACGGTGACGCCGCCCACTTGCACCGGCTCCATGCGTGCACGTGGCGTAGCTGCGCCGGTGCGACCGATCTGGATCTCGATATCGAGCAACTGGGTGGTTTGTTCCTGTGCGGGAAACTTGTGCGCGATCGCCCAGCGCGGTGCGCGCGAAACGAAGCCCATTTCACGCTGGCCAGCGTAGTCATCGAGTTTGTAGACGACCCCGTCGATGTCGTACGGAAGGCTGTCGCGCTTTGCGCCGATACGGCGGAAGTAGGCAATCAAGCCGTCGAAGCCGTGTGCCGTGTCCACTTCCGGCGACACCGGAAAACCCCACTCGCGCAACTGCTGCAACGTAGCCGAATGGGTCGGCGGCAACT
Coding sequences within:
- a CDS encoding MFS transporter codes for the protein MNLPNESPARPLNRGDARTLVLSALGGALEFYDFVVFVFFAIPLGHLFFPATTAPWVAQLQVFGIFAAGYLARPIGGIVMAHYGDTLGRKKMFLLSVFLMALPTLCIGLLPVYAQVGALAPLLLLLLRVVQGIAVGGEVPGAWVFVAEHVPPQRIGFACASLTSGLTIGILIGSLVAAAINRSMSPEQVLDYGWRLPFLIGGVFGFCAVWLRRWLRETPVFEAMHARKELTRGLPLRVVFAEHLPSVLLSMLVTWMLTAAIVVVILMTPTLVQSVFHVAPERAFLGNSVASFALAVGCLFYGWLADRIGYAQALLWAALGLLLATYALYLDLQAGAAHFVALYALAGFSTGVTGIVPSLMVVAFPPAVRFSGLSFSYNVAYALFGGLTPPLIGLLVQHMGVLAPAHYVALTACIGIGVAVFVMTTQRRKLALNPA
- the epmA gene encoding EF-P lysine aminoacylase EpmA → MDMPGRAALELRAQLYALMRAFFAERHVLEVETPILSAAGNTDPNIESFNCTFSGHVDAGARERWLRTSPEFPLKRLLGAGIGDCYELGRVFRNGEAGGRHNPEFTMLEWYRVGWDHRQLMRETIALVEAALAMRDRRAEVVVTSYRQLFLDGLSIDPLHATIDELRVPLAEFGIGPAGLVHDDWLDLLITHRLQPDFPRDRITVIHDYPASQCALAKIRPGEPPLAERFELYLGRYELANGYHELNNAAEQRGRFERDNAVRRGRGLREIPLDENLLGVLDAMPDCAGVAMGVERLLMCLADTDAIADVLAYPFATA
- the folP gene encoding dihydropteroate synthase is translated as MSMSNELFAPVLDCAGRSLRLDRARVVGILNCTPDSFSDGGLNHSLEAAVAHGLRMAEEGADMLDVGGQSTRPGAIEVSLEQELQRVLPVIEQLVARTSLPIAIDTSRPEVMRAAVAAGAGMVNDVYALRREGALDAVAELGVPVCLMHMQGEPRSMQDEPHYDDVVGEVHRFLTDRLFACELAGIDRRKVLVDPGFGFGKTLEHNLALLAALEQFASLGSGVYAGLSRKSMIGTLTGRSEPAGRQAGSVAAALIAVQRGARLVRVHDVAPTVDALAVWRGVQAVDTVPKRSASPAMPRWPDDD
- the sbcB gene encoding exodeoxyribonuclease I codes for the protein MQTFFWHDYETSGADPRRDRPLQFAGIRTNMELEIIGEPVMFYGKPSREMPPHPDACMITGITPQQAELNGVNEADFAARVYEHLAQPGTCGVGYNSLRFDDEFTRQMLYRNFYEPYGREWENGNSRWDLIDLVRMCQALRPEGIVWPLRDDGSPSFKLEHLARANGLNQQRAHDALSDVYALIDLARLIRVRQPRLWDWYYALRRKQKVFELLDVVNMTPLVHISSRYPASRHCLAVIAPLAAHPSRAGEVIVYDLSTDPAEWLALDEDEIADRIFTPRADLPEGVERIPLRTVRANHAPALAPLSVLQGVDLDRLQLDLPRCQTHRDMLQAASGLPEKLRRVFQRSAELPTPEDPELALYGGGFLPDADKRLLAQVRGTPAQELGSRPFPFRDARYPELLFRYRARNWPDTLGAEERTRWDDFRQARLTRQTPLTGLTLDDYFARITELRSDPKAQDKLGLLDQLQAWGEELADSLDDAM
- the ligA gene encoding NAD-dependent DNA ligase LigA; the protein is MTERPAPAETVARNTALRARIEQANYRYHVLDDADITDAEYDRLMRELEALEAQWPELATADSPTRKVGARATGGFAEVRHALPMLSLGNAFEQEGEGERERFREVADFERRIEQTLERKAPVFSVEPKLDGLAISLRYEHGVFVQGATRGDGETGEDVTANLRTVRAIPLKLRGAGWPEVLEVRGEVIMLRKDFEAFNAYARSHDEKPLANPRNGAAGSLRQLDPAITAKRRLSFFAYAIGVGEGGELPPTHSATLQQLREWGFPVSPEVDTAHGFDGLIAYFRRIGAKRDSLPYDIDGVVYKLDDYAGQREMGFVSRAPRWAIAHKFPAQEQTTQLLDIEIQIGRTGAATPRARMEPVQVGGVTVTYATLHNADQIARLDVRVGDTVIVRRAGDVIPEVVRVVDDLRPEGTQPWCMPIRCPICDSALIREDGAAAWRCSGGLICAAQRKEALIHFASRRAMDIDGLGERFAEALVEFDMVKTPADLYRLTVDDFVDMKQRADERDGTTPETVKVGKVATKWAENLVAGIAASKQTTLARFLFALGIMHIGESTAKTLAAWLGRLEFVRSTPASVLRVLPDVGAEVATSIAGFFAQQGNQRVVDDLLAEGIQFNDETPPSAKLRERLNLGVLLDMANVSKLGPKSSMLLAQHFPTLQKLQAGGAAHWITAGVPQAAATGLELLLSDPVAHAELLDAEAAMQRLLDAIPRSAEVVRSPLAEQTFVLTGTLVSLSRDQAKERLEALGAKVSGSVSKKTSVVVAGSEAGSKLDKAQELGVAIWDEAQLLALLNEHEGT
- the orn gene encoding oligoribonuclease, whose product is MSQAHEENLIWIDLEMTGLDTDNDSILEIATVVTDKELNVLADGPVFAIRHEIDQLESMDSWNTNQHHKSGLWRQVLISETDHAMAEQATVDFLRAWVPPGKSPMCGNSICQDRRFMHRQMPRLERYFHYRNLDVSTLKELARRWAPDIAKGVGKESAHTALSDIRDSITELRHYRRFMGELGGSIKA
- a CDS encoding DUF2461 domain-containing protein, whose product is MPKSYFTPATFRFLRSLENNNNREWFHAHKDDYERHVREPFLQLITDMQVPLAKISTHYRADPRKMGGSLYRIYRDTRYSNNKQPYKSWQGSRFTHERRHEIQAPGFYLHIEPGDCFAGGGMWHPEPDALKHIREFLVDNPAAWKRATQSKAFREHLQLGGESLIRPPRGYDPTHELIDDLKRKDFVATTPLSEELACSDELLPWTVAAFKRVAPLVDYLCAAQELEF